Proteins encoded by one window of Prinia subflava isolate CZ2003 ecotype Zambia chromosome Z unlocalized genomic scaffold, Cam_Psub_1.2 scaffold_100_NEW, whole genome shotgun sequence:
- the LOC134565300 gene encoding cytochrome c oxidase subunit 7C, mitochondrial, with product MLSAGVRRFATSAIRRSHYEEGPGKNLPFSVDNKWRLLGMMCVFFGSGFGAPFFIVRHQLLKK from the exons ATGTTGTCTGCCGGTGTCCGCCGCTTCGCTACCTCCGCCATCCGCCGCAGCCACTATGAGGAGGGACCCGGGAAG aACCTCCCATTCTCTGTGGACAACAAGTGGCGGCTGCTCGGAATGATGTGTGTGTTCTTTGGGAGTGGATTTGGTGCCCCTTTCTTCATAGTCAGACACCAGCTCCTGAAGAAATGA